The proteins below are encoded in one region of Toxoplasma gondii ME49 chromosome IV, whole genome shotgun sequence:
- a CDS encoding RNA recognition motif-containing protein (encoded by transcript TGME49_320100) codes for MDSGARASMAPSGSPGSENDAEEKRGDPVAPFVCEETPYIGGDSESIPQNDVGTDVQTVAASGFTLGVTSCVHRAPDTVSEPLQPPSGSLESSRFPSSETCLSPAGRVTGVAGASHRLAAETGASPRAGCRREPAGLEPDSLRLGADACAGVERDGLRGSSPETLEEVLCKKRTETAAARDAAFFEPPASPKPAGERPGWGARGDREKGGDTVETGRNGSGDAKKETTGLNTVERTALSLNVMKTNVFVFQIPLSWAEDDLHQQFSEWGTITSVRVERKSDGRNRGYGFVCFSDAESAQRAVEGMDGRVFEGKQLKVSLKKPRQQEPSARDDDRGQASHAVSPGRGGVSQKARNDEVREENDMESLPGTTRPDCERGRKGAGVGPTRGVKCSLFVFHVPPLWGDEQLLQHFELYGRCASAVVVRRRDGTSKGYGFVDFEDAESALCALQQANQAHVDGKRLKVLLKTEPKKRPYVHAGSCASAERAPYPRKSMEPASGVSSLQSRERSSLACTSSQERSRKGGVHEEGDRRGSVDAREAVFGPHGTASPRSKPGSGDEEAKNQDEELRVASAQARSQAASPELERERRYGCGALHRPRSSLPRGRGETEGDRRSERFHSAGGRGIGALRGTEGVRGPRRGDAVSQMESCPHSRHVSDGGTNCERALDGVHAIRSTGPEAFQLDRAADFSSGPANGPEARGINRAAKAHPSNSRRDKLANARYGRPECTVFVFHVPPEWSDGDLRRHFRHLGRIRAATIQRDKDDGQSRGFGFITFGSPAAALNAVAGMNGFHTGSKYLKVMLKHTDRGDGKAEGGAEGREHEDREKREKRENRREEGQPGRGTGPSGVNPRDKDRGEKGEWHASGRFGGSSAFRGMHPTRDRPEGRRGPRGVYSAPLSGKALDSSEHPASLLPVSALVAPGGTCPGDRAEVGGIQAPSQRPTQRSVGDRRRVPEERVMPLPSQLPSAFSGPAYGTPASLGNAQSPSQTTPGCGDRTLGLLCGGPQAFPFLPPAGDARVARSGKGLGLHNHARHASRASGGAGVSGIHPQPLRTQVWLSSAPPPPPHQKPMNADKTVFLTQAQSDCFACPSLATEATLPTPYGQPSLSSLCSMHRPPMPHDCGSQAVPVGYHEGVNDEGSMRLSGLAMGAPGGQHASARAAFLHSPFPSSSSPAFVHASDGDPRGHQGSASPIPGGPDTRGDEATGRRSVGSQSPPY; via the exons ATGGACAGCGGTGCGCGCGCCTCAATGGCTCCGTCAGGCAGTCCTGGCTCCGAAAAcgatgcagaagagaaacgcggagaccCTGTTGCGCCCTTCGTCTGTGAAGAGACACCCTACATAGGCGGGGATTCAGAGTCCATACCCCAGAATGATGTTGGGACAGATGTGCAGACTGTGGCAGCCAGTGGCTTCACACTTGGCGTCACCTCCTGTGTACATAGAGCCCCCGATACTGTCTCCGAGCCTCTGCAGCCGCCGAGTGGATCCCTTGAGAGTTCGCGGTTCCCTTCCTCAGAAACGTGTTTGTCGCCGGCGGGCCGTGTCACCGGTGTGGCGGGGGCCTCGCACCGACTggccgcggagacaggagccaGTCCGCGTGCAGGGTGCAGGCGAGAGCCAGCAGGCCTGGAGCCGGATTCGCTGCGTCTGGGCGCGGATGCCTGCGCCGGCGTTGAGCGGGACGGGCTGCGAGGGTCCAGTCCAGAGACGCTCGAAGAGGTGCTTTGTAaaaagaggacggagacCGCGGCGGCGAGGGACGCCGCTTTTTTCGAGCCTCCCGCTTCGCCCAAACCGGCGGGCGAGAGACCAGGCTGGGGGGCGAGGGGAGaccgagagaagggaggagacacggtGGAAACGGGGAGGAACGGCTCTGGGGACGCCAAAAAAGAGACGACCGGCCTGAACACTGTCGAAAGAACCGCACTGTCGTTGAACGTGATGAAAACGaacgtcttcgtcttccagaTTCCTCTGTCTTGGGCAGAAGATGACCTGCACCAG CAATTCAGTGAATGGGGCACGATAACGAGTGTTCGCGTGGAGCGGAAGAGCGACGGTCGAAACCGAGGCTACGGGTTCGTTTGTTTTTCCGACGCCGAGAGCGCGCAGAGAGCGGTCGAGGGCATGGACGGTCGCGTGTTCGAGGGGAAACAACTCAAAGTCTCTCTGAAGAAGCCGCGACAACAGGAGCCGAGCGCCAGAGACGACGACAGGGGACAGGCCTCTCACGCAGTCTCTCCGGGGCGCGGGGGAGTGTCGCAGAAGGCCAGGAACGACGAGGtacgagaagagaacgacatGGAGTCTCTGCCTGGAACGACGAGACCAGActgcgagagaggacgaaaaggTGCAGGCGTGGGCCCGACACGCGGCGTCAAGTGCtcgcttttcgtcttccacgTGCCACCTCTGTGGGGAGACGAACAACTCTTGCAG CATTTTGAGTTGTACGGGCGGTGCGCGAGCGCCGTGGTGGTGCGGCGGCGAGACGGCACCAGCAAGGGGTACGGATTTGTCGATTTCGAGGACGCAGAGTCGGCGCTCTGTGCCCTCCAGCAGGCGAATCAAGCCCACGTGGACGGTAAGCGCCTGAAAGTGTTGCTGAAAACAGAGCCGAAGAAGCGGCCCTACGTGCATGCGGGCTCCTGCGCGTCTGCCGAGAGGGCTCCATACCCCCGGAAGAGCATGGAGCCTGCGTCCGGCGTTTCGTCGCTCCAGAGccgagagcgaagcagcCTGGCATGCACGTCCAgtcaagagagaagccgaaagGGCGGCGTgcacgaggaaggcgacaggcgaGGCAGCGTGGACGCGCGAGAGGCCGTCTTCGGGCCTCATGGAACGGCGTCGCCCCGCAGCAAGCCCGGTAGTGgggacgaagaggcgaagaaccaGGACGAAGAGTTGCGAGTCGCCTCTGCGCAGGCGCGGAGCCAGGCCGCTTCGCCCGAgctcgagcgagagagacgttACGGGTGCGGGGCTCTCCATCGACCCCGCTCGTCGCTGCCGCGTGGCAGAGGCGAAACTGAGGGCGACAGGCGCAGCGAGCGCTTCCACTCCGCCGGAGGGCGGGGCATTGGGGCCCTGAGAGGGACTGAAGGCGTCAGAGGACCGCGTCGTGGAGACGCCGTCTCCCAGATGGAGTCCTGCCCCCACTCGCGGCACGTCAGCGACGGCGGGACGAACTGTGAGCGCGCTTTGGACGGAGTGCATGCGATTAGGAGCACAGGGCCAGAGGCGTTTCAACTCGATAGAGCCGCCGACTTCTCTTCGGGTCCTGCGAACGGCCCTGAAGCCCGTGGGATCAACAGAGCCGCAAAGGCCCACCCGAGCAACTCGCGGAGAGACAAACTCGCGAATGCACGCTATGGCCGGCCCGAGTGCAccgtcttcgttttccacGTTCCTCCAGAGTGGAGCGACGGGGACCTCAGAAGG CACTTTCGACACTTGGGACGCATCCGAGCGGCGACAATTCAGCGTGACAAAGATGACGGGCAGAGTCGCGGGTTTGGGTTCATCACATTTGGTTCGCCGGCCGCTGCACTCAATGCTGTCGCTGGGATGAACGGTTTCCACACGGGAAGCAAGTACTTGAAGGTGATGCTGAAGCACACggacagaggcgacggaaAGGCCGAGGGCGGTGCCGAAGGCCGGGAACATGAggatcgagagaagagagagaagcgcgagaacagacgagaag AAGGCCAGCCTGGGAGAGGGACAGGGCCCAGCGGCGTGAAtccgagagacaaagacaggggcgagaaaggagagtgGCATGCTTCGGGACGCTTTGGCGGCTCTTCGGCGTTTCGGGGCATGCACCCCACACGCGACCGACCGGAAGGGCGGCGAGGGCCCAGAGGTGTTTACTCGGCTCCTCTGTCGGGAAAGGCGCTGGACTCTTCTGAACATCCCGCTTcgctccttcctgtctccgcgctgGTGGCCCCTGGGGGCACTTGCCCCGGCGACCGGGCCGAAGTAGGCGGGATCCAGGCCCCGTCGCAGAGGCCCACTCAGAGGAGCGTtggagacaggcggcgaGTGCCGGAAGAGCGGGTCATGCCTCTGCCCTCGCAACTtccgtctgcgttttccggCCCTGCTTACGGGACTCCCGCGTCTCTCGGAAACGCCCAGAGTCCCTCCCAGACGACGCCGGGgtgtggagacagaacatTAGGCCTTCTTTGCGGAGGGCCTCAGGCCTTCCCCTTCTTGCCACCCgctggagacgcgagagtcGCCAGAAGCGGGAAGGGCCTTGGCCTTCACAACCACGCACGTCATGCGTCCCGAGCCTCTGGAGGCGCGGGGGTCTCCGGGATCCACCCTCAGCCCCTGCGAACGCAG GTGTGGTTGTCAAGCGcaccgccgcctccgccgcaCCAGAAGCCTATGAATGCAGACAAAACGGTTTTCCTAACTCAGGCCCAGAGTGACTGTTTTGCCTGTCCGTCGTTAGCCACTGAAGCGACTCTGCCTACTCCGTACGGCcagccttctctgtcttccctgTGTTCTATGCATCGGCCGCCGATGCCGCACGACTGTGGGTCTCAGGCGGTTCCTGTAGGGTACCACGAAGGTGTGAACGATGAAGGAAGCATGCGATTGTCAGGCCTCGCGATGGGAGCTCCCGGAGGACAGCACGCGAGCGCGCGGGCGGCCTTTCTACACTCGcctttcccttcttcttcgtctcctgcgttCGTCCACGCATCTGACGGCGACCCTCGTGGGCACCAAGGTTCCGCGTCTCCTATCCCCGGCGGACCTGATACGCGAGGGGACGAGGCGACAGGGAGGCGAAGTGTGGGGTCCCAGAGTCCACCGTACTAG
- a CDS encoding hypothetical protein (encoded by transcript TGME49_320105): protein MFLCLKTSPCPSNYCCKVVERHQYRSHSPAFLHRELGFRSMSRWIVRPRIFFASHTCAPFWIFRSRSQYTCTGHLGPIRGVFCLGSLKLPPERVPPIHQTTNCYSALFTGSGRRFGSPCCVECYHVMVLTCETSPEAEFLSNRN, encoded by the exons ATGTTCCTCTGTCTGAAAACTTCTCCTTGTCCAAGTAATTATTGCTGCAAGGTTGTTGAGAGACATCAGTACCGGTCTCACTCACCGGCTTTCCTGCATCGCGAACTTGG GTTCCGGTCAATGTCCCGTTGGATCGTTCGTCCCCGgattttcttcgcttcccacACCTGCGCTCCCTTTTGGATTTTCCGATCTCG ATCCCAATACACCTGTACAGGCCACTTGGGCCCTATTCGAGGAGTTTTCTGCCTAGGTTCTCTTAAATTACCGCCGGAACGAGTGCCTCCAATTCACCAGACGACGAATTGTTATTCGgctttgtttaccggatcgGGGAGAAGATTTGGGTCCCCTTGTTGCGTCGAGTGTTATCACGTAATGGTGTTGACTTGCGAAACTTCACCGGAAGCCGAATTTCTGAGTAATAGAAACTAG